A genomic window from Natrinema sp. HArc-T2 includes:
- a CDS encoding cytochrome P450 translates to MGRTSSLPPSPPGTPVIGHTAAFAADPFGFVRQSVESTGDIFRMELLGRDVYVVAAPSTIETALSNGETFAKLDDFRVAFDEALLSVEGDQWRRQRHAMEDFFAPARIGDDAETMGQVTANRIEEWPTGGRIQLDEEMRSIALENLFEVVFGASLPATDIDALAADANALNGWFEPTSWVLPDWVPTPARRKFRRGSDRLRDWARSILDETGAGPADESLLATLAALRDDPDSEFDQAEVLDQVVGMLFAGHETTALAMTYACHLIGSHPDVADRFYAELDTVLDGPLTLEDLSALEYTTQVINETLRLYPPVHAIPRVTTERVTLGDYVLPEDAEVLLSTWSVHRDPRFYDAPLEFDPGRWVDTTARERGFEFIPFGNGPRICIGRHFARLEMKAVLAAIGRRYRLEATDDLDVFPKMTTQPDGSVFVQITERTGPVADGIADS, encoded by the coding sequence ATGGGACGGACGAGTTCACTCCCGCCTTCACCACCGGGGACGCCAGTCATCGGCCACACAGCCGCGTTCGCTGCCGACCCGTTCGGCTTCGTCAGACAATCGGTCGAGTCGACCGGCGATATCTTTCGGATGGAATTGCTGGGACGTGACGTTTATGTCGTCGCTGCACCGTCGACAATCGAAACAGCGTTGTCAAATGGAGAGACGTTCGCGAAACTCGATGATTTTCGAGTCGCTTTTGACGAGGCGCTGCTCTCCGTCGAAGGAGATCAGTGGCGCCGCCAGCGGCACGCAATGGAGGACTTTTTTGCCCCGGCTCGAATCGGTGACGACGCCGAAACGATGGGGCAGGTTACAGCGAATCGTATCGAAGAGTGGCCCACCGGTGGACGCATCCAACTCGACGAGGAAATGCGCTCGATCGCACTCGAGAACCTCTTCGAGGTGGTGTTCGGCGCGTCGCTCCCGGCGACCGACATCGACGCGCTCGCGGCGGACGCCAATGCGCTCAACGGCTGGTTCGAGCCGACATCATGGGTGCTGCCGGACTGGGTCCCGACGCCGGCTCGCCGCAAGTTCCGGCGTGGTTCCGACCGCCTTCGGGACTGGGCACGATCGATCCTCGACGAGACCGGAGCCGGGCCAGCAGACGAGAGTCTCCTCGCGACACTGGCTGCGCTCCGGGACGACCCCGATTCCGAGTTCGACCAAGCAGAAGTACTCGACCAAGTCGTCGGCATGCTCTTTGCCGGCCACGAAACGACCGCGCTCGCGATGACCTACGCCTGCCACCTGATCGGCTCGCATCCCGACGTCGCTGATCGGTTTTATGCCGAACTCGACACGGTCCTCGACGGCCCCCTGACACTCGAGGATTTGTCCGCCCTCGAGTATACGACGCAGGTGATCAACGAGACGCTCCGTCTTTACCCGCCCGTTCACGCGATTCCCCGAGTGACGACCGAACGCGTCACTCTCGGCGATTATGTCCTGCCAGAGGACGCGGAGGTCCTGCTCTCGACGTGGAGCGTCCACCGCGATCCCCGATTTTACGATGCCCCGCTCGAGTTCGATCCGGGCCGATGGGTCGACACGACTGCTCGCGAGCGCGGGTTCGAATTCATTCCCTTCGGAAACGGACCTCGAATCTGCATCGGGCGACACTTCGCCCGTCTCGAGATGAAAGCCGTCCTCGCCGCGATCGGACGCCGGTACCGACTCGAGGCCACGGACGATCTCGATGTCTTCCCGAAGATGACGACCCAGCCCGACGGCTCCGTATTCGTCCAGATTACCGAACGAACCGGCCCTGTGGCCGATGGGATAGCCGACAGCTGA
- a CDS encoding DUF5798 family protein, translated as MGLGSTAKKIQTLSDRAEAMYKQVQKLQQRITGLEEKAEETHETVTRMDHQLTEQRALLLAIAEEQGIDGEAVLAEAAIDDAEAETDADTADSATNADAASDTASGDATAE; from the coding sequence ATGGGACTCGGCAGCACTGCAAAGAAGATTCAGACCCTCTCGGATCGGGCCGAGGCGATGTACAAGCAGGTCCAGAAACTCCAGCAGCGGATCACGGGGCTCGAGGAGAAGGCAGAGGAAACCCACGAGACGGTCACGCGCATGGACCACCAGCTCACCGAACAGCGCGCGCTCTTGCTCGCGATTGCAGAAGAGCAGGGAATCGATGGCGAAGCGGTCCTTGCAGAGGCGGCGATCGACGATGCTGAAGCCGAGACCGACGCTGATACCGCCGACTCAGCGACGAACGCGGACGCAGCGTCCGACACAGCCTCCGGCGACGCGACCGCCGAATAG
- a CDS encoding CoA-binding protein: MTVDSTDDIEAVLAYDTIAVVGCSSTPGKAAHNVPKYMLEHGYDIVPVNPFADDIFGREAYDSLAAVDESIDVVCVFRPSEEVSDVVDAVLERGDVNAIWTQSGIRDDDAAARAAADGRTVVQDRCMKVEHRRLIA; the protein is encoded by the coding sequence ATGACGGTCGACTCTACCGACGACATCGAGGCCGTGCTCGCATACGACACGATCGCAGTCGTTGGCTGCTCGAGCACGCCCGGGAAAGCAGCCCACAACGTCCCGAAGTACATGCTCGAGCACGGCTACGATATCGTTCCAGTCAATCCGTTCGCAGACGATATCTTCGGCCGCGAGGCGTACGACTCGCTGGCAGCCGTCGACGAATCGATCGATGTCGTCTGTGTGTTCCGGCCCAGTGAGGAAGTCAGTGACGTCGTCGACGCCGTCCTCGAGCGCGGTGACGTGAACGCGATCTGGACCCAATCGGGAATTCGCGACGACGACGCCGCGGCCCGTGCTGCAGCCGACGGTCGAACTGTCGTTCAGGACCGGTGTATGAAAGTCGAGCACCGCCGGCTGATTGCCTGA